The Nicotiana tabacum cultivar K326 chromosome 14, ASM71507v2, whole genome shotgun sequence genome contains a region encoding:
- the LOC107827891 gene encoding proteinase inhibitor I-B-like — protein MSLNTIQFGFSFFVFFKAKAMEGKTMIKLSHVVAFLLLASLFQPLTARDLVFEVSDEIDVLRFPMAKENQVKTLDDVSKPFFCPGKQSWPELVGKPAETAKKIIEKENPIAKVQFLFPGMVRPANYVCGRVFVVVNWNLIVQITPRMG, from the exons ATGAGTCTTAACACAATACaatttggattttctttctttgtatttttcaaagcAAAGGCAATGGAAGGGAAGACTATGATCAAGTTATCTCATGTGGTTGCTTTCTTGCTCCTTGCATCAC TTTTTCAACCTCTTACGGCACGAGATCTGGTATTCGAAGTGAGTGATGAAATAGATGTCTTGCGATTTCCAATGGCAAAAGAAAACCAAGTGAAAACACTTGATGATGTCTCTAAACCCTTTTTTTGCCCAG gAAAGCAATCATGGCCTGAACTTGTGGGAAAGCCAGCGGAGACTGCTAAGAAAATAATTGAGAAGGAAAATCCCATAGCCAAAGTTCAGTTTTTGTTCCCTGGTATGGTTAGGCCAGCTAATTATGTTTGTGGTCGAGTTTTTGTGGTTGTTAACTGGAATCTCATTGTTCAAATTACTCCCAGGATGGGTTAA